One window of the Eucalyptus grandis isolate ANBG69807.140 chromosome 6, ASM1654582v1, whole genome shotgun sequence genome contains the following:
- the LOC104449560 gene encoding LOW QUALITY PROTEIN: putative E3 ubiquitin-protein ligase LIN-1 (The sequence of the model RefSeq protein was modified relative to this genomic sequence to represent the inferred CDS: inserted 3 bases in 3 codons; deleted 1 base in 1 codon), whose protein sequence is MSGNYRFSMDQQDIVQLLITNVGSFIRDRLIDKEQRIRQKEQCAERLAAEGGSNDMDTEVRYSDQAVLANLDWGIDALEEAINTSNMETKLARLDYAEKMLQVCAMLNSQQKTAGVPNFYLSAWAHLNLSYLWMLRNEDRESVLHVIEMFIVDPFFXRIDFAPDVWRDLFLPHMNSIAGWYTEARHRLVMEAIPDASDLSFTADMDQFLNESVIFSMRPDQMEKTQKLEQLYRESLDENTRLYAKYYRDCLNCDSSSGKKAMPMFPIAEPPMTPLHELSRSIPDYMKFGPILPKSAGFSPILKSNDGVRQASRLRNVASSISEDMEEDVTHEHHEELTDKNDNDSECDNDEPSTVSEYKNRRLISLKSMRIAEERSNGPKGLPYPAKVRRSPKMFSPVDSPQTTSKVSSPKADIYDRKEPAAVLPLLSGRIRDSTMSNSLPQSPRLNDDFSINSAKSDGEAIECFLLHNPDPLQICVHVLPLVQIEMMNSHKTGFSRQLSHRSCRKSDNRSRSISNDYVRGQVFDNSFHTESDDENNSCISLPLSDNQTSRTKPPKDFVCPITGQLFSDPVTLETGQTYERRAIQEWIERGNTXCPITRQALSANTLPKTNYVLKRLITSWKEQYPDIAQELSYAETPRNSMSSSSMTENLEPSNVSRTFDFPSNTNSDGYMSLRRKRFTQGVVSTSPTSVISQAAMETIINGLKPHVSCLCTSEDLQECEVAVLTIAKTWKETKGDPAIHSYLSKPTTVNGLVEILSASLNREVLRYSIYILSELIHVDEPIGETLTSIDSDFDCLAELLKNGLAEAAVLIYQLRPAYAQLSANNLVPSLVQLILNKSEDLNDLQLLIEPKDAAIAMLEQILMGGDENSRSVNAQSVISANGVPCLIKYMDKVEGRQSIISILLCCIHADRTCRNLIANRIELSSVLDLFHAGNDTVRGICIEFLLELVQTDRRTISNQILQLIKDEGAFSTMHTLLVHLQMAPMEQQPAIATLLLMLDLLVEPRNMSIYREEAIEALIEALQKKDFPSSQITALNALLCLSGRMTASGKSCTEAWLLKVAGFDQPFNALMKXERPTMHENELAETMEEEEKAANSWERRVAFVLCNHERGVIFKALEECLKSNSIEMAKSCLVIATWLTYMLSVLPDTGMKNAARKSFLEELINVLQSSKNLEEKILATLAIKTFIGDPAALEELGMYAKCIYKMLRKLKKHSVLVADILKALMNLTSVNATELWSCSEVIELESSANGEVLCLLHLKGLLLSSHSDGTIKVWDAGKRVLRLIQEVREHTKAVTCLYVPPSGDRLYSGSLDKMIRVWVIKPEEIHCLQVHDVKEPVYELTANAHAACFISQGTGVKVYNWSGTPKHINFSNNKMARCLAMAEGKLYCGCSGYSIQEVDLGKSTSGVFYSGTRKLLGKKTIHSLLVHDNLLFAGGSSVDGTAGKVFSLPSKAISGSLSTGFDIQRMAVSNDFIFTATKCGIIEVWLKERVARVASIKMGSGGNTAKTTSLAADTDGGMLFAGSSDGKIQVWTLD, encoded by the exons ATGTCTGGAAATTACAGATTCTCAATGGACCAGCAGGACATAGTTCAATTGTTGATCACGAACGTCGGGAGTTTTATCCGAGACCGGTTGATCGACAAGGAGCAGAGGATACGCCAGAAGGAACAGTGTGCGGAGAGATTGGCGGCTGAGGGAGGTAGCAATGACATGGACACCGAGGTTCGGTATTCTGATCAGGCAGTGCTGGCGAATTTGGATTGGGGGATAGATGCCCTTGAAGAAGCTATCAATACCTCCAACATGGAGACGAAGCTTGCCCGGTTGGACTACGCCGAGAAGATGCTGCAAGTGTGCGCGATGTTGAATTCGCAGCAGAAGACTGCTGGAGTCCCCAATTTCTACCTCTCTGCTTGGGCGCATCTCAATCTTTCGTACTTGTGGATGCTGAGGAACGAGGATCGCGAGTCCGTACTTCATGTCATTGAGATGTTCATTGTGGACCCTTTCT CGCGGATCGATTTTGCTCCAGATGTTTGGAGGGACCTGTTTCTTCCGCACATGAACTCGATCGCCGGGTGGTACACAGAGGCGAGGCACAGGCTTGTGATGGAAGCTATTCCAGATGCTTCTGACCTGTCCTTCACGGCTGATATGGACCAGTTCCTCAACGAGTCGGTCATCTTCTCGATGAGGCCTGACCAAATGGAGAAGACGCAGAAGCTCGAGCAGCTCTATCGAGAGTCCTTGGATGAGAATACAAGGCTTTATGCAAAGTACTATAGGGACTGCCTGAACTGCGACTCGAGCAGCGGAAAGAAGGCAATGCCCATGTTCCCAATCGCAGAGCCCCCAATGACTCCCTTGCATGAGTTGAGCCGTTCCATTCCAGATTACATGAAATTCGGTCCGATTCTGCCCAAGAGTGCAGGGTTCTCGCCGATCCTGAAATCAAATGATGGCGTGAGACAAGCGAGCAG ATTAAGAAATGTAGCGTCCAGCATTTCCGAGGATATGGAGGAGGATGTCACCCACGAGCACCAC GAAGAGCTAACTGACAAGAACGACAACGATTCTGAATGTGATAATGATGAGCCCTCCACAGTTTCTGAATATAAGAATCGCAGGCTAATCTCTCTTAAGAGTATGAGAATCGCTGAGGAAAGAAGCAATGGGCCCAAAGGACTTCCATATCCAGCAAAAGTTCGACGGAGTCCCAAAATGTTCTCTCCTGTCGATTCCCCCCAAACTACTTCTAAGGTTTCATCTCCAAAAGCCGACATATATGACAGAAAGGAACCGGCAGCAGTATTGCCCCTGCTTTCAGGACGCATCCGAGATTCGACAATGTCCAACTCTTTGCCTCAATCACCACGCCTCAATGATGATTTCAGTATAAACTCTGCAAAGTCAGATGGTGAAGCCATTGAATGTTTTCTTTTGCACAATCCAGACCCCCTTCAGATTTGTGTTCATGTCCTTCCTCTGGTACAAATTGAAATGATGAATTCTCAC AAAACTGGTTTTTCAAGGCAGTTGTCGCATAGAAGCTGCAGGAAAAGTGACAACAGATCACGGAGTATAAGCAATGACTATGTGAGAGGCCAAGTATTTGACAATAG TTTTCATACTGAAAGTGACGATGAAAATAATAGCTGCATTTCGCTCCCACTATCTGACAATCAAACTAGTCGAACAAAACCACCCAAAGATTTTGTCTGCCCAATCACAGGCCAGCTTTTCAGCGATCCAGTTACCCTTGAAACTGGTCAGACATATGAAAGAAGAGCAATTCAAGAATGGATAGAGCGGGGAAACA ACTGTCCCATCACTCGGCAAGCTCTCTCCGCGAACACATTGCCCAAGACAAACTACGTCCTCAAAAGACTAATCACATCTTGGAAAGAACAGTATCCTGATATTGCCCAAGAGTTGTCATATGCAGAAACACCAAGAAACTCGATGAGTTCTTCCTCTATGACTGAAAACCTCGAACCTTCAAATGTGTCCAGGACATTTGACTTCCCCAGTAATACAAACTCAGATGGGTACATGAGTCTGAGGCGCAAAAGATTTACACAAGGAGTAGTATCTACATCACCGACGAGTGTCATATCTCAAGCTGCTATGGAGAcaatcataaatgggttaaaacCACATGTCTCGTGCCTTTGTACATCAGAGGACTTGCAAGAATGTGAGGTGGCAGTCCTGACAATTGCCAAGACCTGGAAGGAGACAAAAGGAGATCCTGCAATTCATTCATACCTGTCCAAACCTACGACTGTGAATGGGTTAGTTGAAATATTATCGGCCTCACTGAATAGGGAGGTTCTCAGATATTCAATTTACATTCTTTCGGAGCTAATACATGTTGACGAACCTATTGGAGAGACCCTCACTAGTATTGACTCTGATTTTGATTGCCTGGCTGAATTACTCAAGAATGGTCTTGCGGAGGCTGCCGTCCTCATATACCAGCTGAGGCCAGCATATGCCCAGCTTTCAGCGAACAATCTTGTACCCTCCCTTGTGCAGTTAATACTTAACAAAAGTGAAGATCTGAATGATCTCCAACTGTTAATCGAACCAAAGGACGCTGCTATAGCGATGCTTGAGCAGATTTTGATGGGAGGGGACGAAAACAGCCGGTCTGTCAATGCTCAAAGTGTTATTTCTGCAAATGGAGTTCCATGCCTGATCAAGTACATGGACAAGGTTGAAGGAAGGCAGTCAATTATCTCCATACTACTGTGCTGTATACATGCTGATAGAACTTGCAGGAATTTGATAGCAAACAGAATCGAATTGTCTTCAGTCCTTGACCTATTTCATGCTGGAAATGACACCGTAAGAGGCATTTGCATAGAATTTCTGCTGGAACTGGTCCAAACCGACAG AAGAACAATCTCCAACCAGATATTGCAGTTGATCAAAGATGAAGGTGCATTTAGCACCATGCACACCCTCCTAGTGCATCTTCAAATGGCTCCTATGGAGCAACAACCAGCTATTGCTACACTTCTTCTTATGCTTGATCTCCTG GTAGAACCTAGGAACATGAGCATTTACAGGGAAGAAGCGATAGAGGCCCTGATTGAGGCACTGCAGAAGAAGGATTTTCCCAGTTCCCAGATAACAGCTTTGAATGCTCTACTATGTCTTTCTGGACGCATGACTGCCTCGGGAAAATCCTGCACTGAAGCTTGGTTGCTGAAGGTTGCAGGGTTCGATCAACCATTCAATGCTCTAATGA GGGAAAGGCCAACCATGCATGAGAATGAATTGGCAGAAACAATG gaagaggaagagaaagccGCAAATTCTTGGGAGAGAAGAGTGGCCTTTGTCCTTTGCAACCATGAAAGGGGAGTCATTTTCAAAGCTCTAGAGGAATGCCTCAAAAGTAATTCCATTGAAATGGCAAAATCATGCCTCGTGATTGCCACATGGCTCACTTACATGCTTTCTGTTCTTCCCGATACTGGCATGAAAAATGCTGCCCGAAAGTCTTTCCTCGAAGAATTAATAAATGTGCTCCAGTCTTCTAAGAACTTAGAGGAGAAGATTTTGGCTACCTTAGCAATAAAAACTTTCATCGGCGACCCAG CGGCACTTGAAGAACTGGGAATGTACGCTAAATGCATCTACAAGATGCTGAGAAAGCTGAAGAAGCATTCAGTATTAGTTGCTGACATATTGAAGGCCTTGATGAACTTAACATCTGTGAATGCA ACAGAGTTATGGAGTTGCAGTGAAGTGATCGAATTGGAATCATCTGCGAATGGCGAGGTCCTCTGTTTGCTTCATTTAAAGGGGCTGCTTTTGAGCAGCCATTCTGACGGAACCATTAAG GTCTGGGACGCTGGCAAGAGGGTCTTGAGATTGATCCAAGAAGTTCGCGAACACACAAAAGCTGTTACATGCCTCTACGTCCCCCCTTCTGGCGACAGACTGTACAGCGGTTCGTTGGACAAGATGATTCGG GTATGGGTAATCAAACCTGAAGAAATCCATTGTCTTCAAGTCCATGACGTGAAAGAGCCAGTGTATGAGCTGACCGCCAACGCACATGCCGCGTGCTTCATTTCTCAAGGAACCGGGGTTAAG GTGTATAATTGGTCAGGGACTCCAAAGCATATAAACTTCAGCAACAACAAAATGGCTCGGTgcctcgccatggccgaggGTAAGCTCTACTGTGGCTGTTCTGGATACAGCATCCAG GAGGTGGATTTGGGAAAGTCGACATCGGGTGTGTTCTACTCAGGGACTAGGAAGTTGCTTGGGAAGAAAACTATTCATTCCCTGCTTGTTCACGACAACCTTCTCTTCGCCGGTGGTTCATCCGTGGATGGAACGGCGGGAAAG GTATTCTCTCTCCCCAGCAAGGCTATCAGCGGGTCGCTCTCGACGGGGTTCGACATCCAACGGATGGCAGTGAGCAACGACTTCATATTCACAGCGACGAAATGCGGGATCATCGAGGTCTGGTTGAAAGAAAGAGTTGCGAGAGTCGCCTCCATCAAGATGGGTAGTGGAGGGAACACCGCAAAGACTACATCCCTGGCGGCGGACACGGATGGAGGCATGCTTTTTGCCGGCTCCTCAGATGGCAAGATACAG GTTTGGACTCTGGACTAG
- the LOC104449561 gene encoding BRISC and BRCA1-A complex member 2, which translates to MSLQRGARERESERASESAQLNYLVRQSTLGVKVENVWSGSKSYPGVLDRFTLLIPYCLDYIKWDVLYNAEFPLCPPDVIFAPEDEHFHPFRLRSREGGNEMEGAKNSLSDWNHKDPTRLCALIQELRDEYTDYQRRRAGEVDDDRLTFEISTILSREGIEMHMSSGLDKPQEVKFAVPLVDMNINKVVHGCPWRHLQKIHLQVVYPVGKKYVSAASAPRLKLVSTPELKALFSVDDVKLPSWVDGMCMAEYLPHLEESLQGQIMEAVALIDIRRHFIEALAPVFGRPVEADPVFCRKATVLVASGVFTFLVSLIFCYVFFILDSDITLCCNKHELDTRVGRERGAVLQRWHNGGHFFR; encoded by the exons ATGTCACTGCAG AgaggagcgagagagagagagagcgagcgagcgagtgAATCCGCTCAGCTCAATTACCTCGTCCGCCAGTCTACTCTCGGCGTCAAG GTCGAGAACGTGTGGTCCGGGAGCAAGAGCTACCCCGGAGTGCTCGATCGGTTCACTCTGTTGATTCCTTACTGCCTGGACTACATCAAGT GGGATGTTCTATACAACGCGGAGTTTCCCCTTTGTCCCCCAGATGTTATATTCGCGCCAGAAGATGAACATTTTCATCCGTTTCGGCTGAGGAGCAGGGAGGGAGGAAACGAAATGGAGGGAGCCAAGAACAGCTTGTCTGATTGGAACCACAAAGACCCTACTCGGCTATGTGCTCTCATCCAAGAACTGAG GGATGAGTACACGGACTATCAGAGGAGACGTGCTGGAGAGGTTGATGATGATAGGCTGACGTTCGAGATTAGCACTATTTTGTCTAGGGAG GGAATTGAAATGCATATGAGTTCTGGACTTGATAAG CCACAGGAGGTAAAGTTTGCAGTTCCCCTGGTGGACATGAATATAAACAAAGTGGTGCATGGATGCCCTTGGCGACATCTCCAGAAAATACATTTACAG GTTGTGTATCCAGTTGGAAAAAAGTATGTATCTGCTGCCTCCGCCCCTCGTCTTAAGTTAGTATCTACTCCTGAATTGAAGGCTTTATTTTCAGTGGACGATGTCAAGCTTCCTTCATGGGTGGATGGAAT GTGCATGGCTGAATACCTTCCCCATCTCGAAGAATCTCTTCAAGGACAG ATTATGGAAGCAGTAGCACTAATCGATATTAGGAGGCACTTTATCGAGGCATTAGCCCCTGTGTTTGGCAGACCAGTGGAAGCTGATCCG GTCTTTTGCAGAAAAGCAACGGTTCTGGTTGCCTCTGGCGTATTCACCTTTCTGGTATCACTTATATTTTGCTATGTCTTCTTTATTTTAGACTCTGATATCACACTCTGTTGCAACAAGCATGAGCTCGACACAAGagttgggagagagagaggagctgtTCTACAACGATGGCACAACGGAGGCCACTTCTTTCGATAG
- the LOC104449562 gene encoding LOW QUALITY PROTEIN: uncharacterized protein LOC104449562 (The sequence of the model RefSeq protein was modified relative to this genomic sequence to represent the inferred CDS: inserted 3 bases in 3 codons; deleted 4 bases in 3 codons): MEWSTVQHLGSRHIGRGLKPSQPHAAAFHPHQSIVAAAIGTHVVEFDAVTGSKISSIDIGSPVVRMQYSPTSGHAVIAILEDCTIRSCDFDSEQTCVLHSPEKRMEQISIDTEVHLALTPLQPVVFFGFHRRMSVTVVGTVEGGRAPTKIKTDLKKPIVNLACHPRLPVLYVAYADGLIRAYNIHTYAVHYTLQLDNTIKLLGTSAFAFHPTLEWVFVGDRRGTLLAWDVSTERPNMIGITQVGSQPIISIAWLSMLRLLVTLSKDGNLQVWKTRVNLNPNRPPMQANFFEPAAIEPIDIPNILSQQGGETVYPLPRIRALEVHPKLNLATLLFASMASTDNPKSRAAYTREGRKQLFAVLQSARGSSASVLKEKLSSLGSSGILAEHQLQAQLQEHHLKGQNHLTISDIARKAFLYSHFMEGHAKSAPISRLPLVTVSNASHPLKDIPVCQPFHLEMNFFNKDSRVLHYPVRAFYVDDLNLMAYNLCSGTDSIYKKLQKSIPGNVDYYPTRIVYSMKQHLFLIVYECRGAANEVFLYWENTNIQAANSKGSSVKGLNAAFVGPNENQFAVLDNDKSGLSLFVLPGGTLLEADNQKKEASSAEQSESADTNVGSIQGPLPFMFETEVDRIFTTPIESTLMFASHGNTIGLAKLVQGSRLSTTNGHNISTKXEGKKSIKLKVNEIVLQVHWQETLRGFVAGIITTHRVLIASADLDVLATSSTRFDKGMPPFRSILWVGPALLFSTASSISVLGWDGKARTILSISMPYAVLVGALNDRLLLATPTEINPRQKKGVEIRSCLVGLLEPLLIGFATMQQHFEQKIDLSEILYQITSRFDSLRITPRSLNILARGPPVCGDLAVSLSQSGPQFTQVLRGIYAIKALRFSTALSVLKDEFLRSRDYPKCPPTSHLFHRFRQLGYACIKYGQFDYAKETFEVISDYESMLDLFICHLNPSAMRRLAQKLEEDGGDSEIRRYCERILRVRSTGWTQGIFANFAAESMVPKGPEWGGGNWEIKTPTNLKDIPQWELAAEVMPYMKTDDGAIPSIIADHIGVYLGSIKGRGNIVAVREDSLAKVLIPVRNDSKPNGIQTSLVKSTSNGIAKADSKAESLMGLETLTMHTATAADEQAKAEEEFKKTMYGDDGSSSDEEGVSKTKKLQIRIRDKPVASPVDVDKIKEATKQFKLGEGLVSSISRTKSLDIGQSLSQRSASSTGGMVTGPAGFSPVSAPADIFGTDVLSQSAPAAQPGPAIMGMGVTARPIPEDFFQNTVSSLQVAAQLRPPGTSLSKMGEPARGVETGKATTSQVNTSAADIGLADGGVPPQASQQPAVPLDSIGLPDGGVPPQTAAHTVVAPQPQAQVPISTQPLDLSVLGASASTDSGKPVHPASPPASVRPGQVPRGAAASVCFKTGLVHLEQNQLADALSCFDEAFLALAKDQSRGADIKAQGTICAQYKIAVTLLQEIGRLQKXQGASAISAKDEMARLSRHLGSLPLLAKHRINCIRTAIKRNMDVQNFAYAKQMLDLLLSKAPPGKQDELRSLIDMCVQRGLSNKSIDPLEDPXQFCAATLSRLSTIGYDVCDLCGAKFSALSTPGCIICGMGSIKRSDALAGPAPVPSPFG, encoded by the exons TTGTTGGAACTGTTGAAGGAGGTAGGGCACCAACAAAAATAAAGACAGACTTGAAGAAACCTATTGTCAATCTTGCTTGCCATCCTCGCCTTCCTGTCCTG TATGTAGCTTATGCAGATGGATTGATTCGAGCTTACAACATCCATACATATGCTGTTCATTACACATTACAAC TTGATAATACTATCAAGCTCCTTGGAACCAGTGCCTTCGCTTTTCATCCTACTTTAGAATGGGTTTTTGTTGGTGATAGACGGGGTACTTTATTGGCATGGGATGTCTCCACTGAGAGACCTAATATGATTGGAAT TACGCAGGTGGGTTCTCAACCAATTATTTCAATTGCTTGGCTTTCAATGCTGCGGCTGCTAGTCACACTTTCAAAGGATGGGAACCTTCAAGTCTGGAAAACACGTGTGAACCTTAATCCAAACAGACCACCCATGcaagcaaatttttttgaacCTGCAG CAATTGAACCAATTGATATCCCTAACATTTTATCTCAACAAGGGGGAGAAACGGTGTATCCCTTACCACGGATTAGAGCATTAGAAGTGCATCCCAAATTGAATTTAGCCACTCTTCTCTTTGCA AGTATGGCAAGCACTGACAACCCGAAAAGTAGAGCTGCATACACTCGGGAGGGACGGAAACAACTCTTTGCAGTTCTCCAAAGTGCTAGGGGGTCTTCAG CATCTGTTTTGAAAGAGAAACTTTCCTCCTTGGGTTCCTCTGGAATCTTGGCCgagcatcaacttcaagcacAATTGCAAGAGCATCACTTGAAGGG TCAAAATCACCTTACAATTTCAGATATTGCAAGGAAGGCATTTCTTTATAGC CATTTCATGGAAGGTCATGCAAAAAGTGCTCCTATTTCTCGATTACCCCTTGTTACTGTCTCCAATGCTAGCCATCCTCTGAAAGATATTCCTGTTTGCCAG CCATTCCATTTGGAGATgaatttctttaataaagacAGTCGAGTCCTTCACTATCCTGTCCGAGCTTTTTATGTAGATGACCTAAACCTCATGGCATACAATCTTTGTTCTGGGACAGATTCTATCTACAAGAAACTTCAAAAATCG ATCCCTGGGAATGTGGATTACTATCCAACACGCATAGTCTACAGCATGAAGCAGCatctt tttctcattgtttATGAGTGCAGAGGTGCTGCAAATGAAGTTTTCCTTTACTGGGAAAATACTAATATTCAGGCTGCTAACAGTAAGGGGAGCTCGGTCAAAG GTTTAAATGCTGCATTTGTTGGTCCAAATGAGAATCAGTTTGCAGTACTCGACAACGACAAATCTGGACTCTCTTTATTTGTACTACCAGGAGGAACTTTACTAGAAGCTGATAATCAGAAGAAGGAAGCTTCTAGTGCTGAGCAAAGCGAATCTGCAGATACTAATGTTGGTTCTATTCAAGGCCCTCTTCCATTCATGTTTGAAACTGAAGTTGATAGAATTTTTACGACTCCTATAG AGTCAACTTTGATGTTTGCTTCACATGGGAACACCATCGGTTTGGCGAAGCTGGTCCAAGGGTCCCGCCTTTCAACTACAAATGGCCATAACATATCGACAA CAGAAGGGAAAAAATCCATTAAGCTGAAAGTAAATGAGATTGTTCTCCAG GTGCATTGGCAGGAAACTCTCAGAGGCTTTGTTGCAGGAATAATTACTACGCATAGGGTTCTTATAGCATCTGCTGATCTTGATGTGCTGGCAACCAGTTCTACCAGATTTGACAAAGGAATGCCTCCA TTCAGATCTATTTTATGGGTTGGGCCTGCACTTCTGTTCTCCACAGCCAGTTCAATTAGCGTGCTTGGCTGGGATGGGAAAGCAAGGACCATTCTCTCTATCAGTATGCCTTATGCAG TTTTGGTAGGTGCTTTGAATGATAGGCTGTTGCTGGCCACCCCTACCGAAATAAATCCTAGACAGAAGAAAGGAGTTGAAATTAGGAGCTGTCTTGTTGGACTTCTTGAACCTCTTCTTATTGGATTTGCCACAATGCAACAACACTTTGAGCAAAAAATTGACCTTTCTGagatactatatcaaataacgTCAAG GTTTGACAGCTTGCGTATAACTCCACGATCACTCAACATCCTCGCAAGAGGTCCTCCTGTTTGTGGGGATTTAGCTGTATCACTCTCTCAATCGGGTCCACAATTCACACAG GTCTTGAGGGGTATATATGCAATTAAAGCCCTCCGATTTTCTACGGCTCTATCAGTCTTGAAGGATGAGTTTTTGCGTTCGAGAGACTATCCCAAATGCCCTCCAACTTCTCATTTGTTCCATCGTTTTCGACAATTGGGATATGCCTGTATCAA GTATGGTCAGTTTGACTATGCAAAAGAGACTTTTGAAGTCATATCTGACTATGAAAGTATGCTGGATCTCTTTATATGCCACTTGAACCCCAGTGCCATGCGACGTCTTGCTCAGAAATTGGAGGAAGATGGTGGCGATTCAGAAATCCGGCGATATTGTGAACGAATTTTGAGAGTCCGCTCTACAGGATGGACACAAGgaatttttgctaattttgctGCAGAGAGCATGGTCCCTAAAGGACCCGAGTGGGGTGGTGGAAACTGGGAAATTAAGACCCCTACTAATCTGAAGGACATACCTCAGTGGGAGCTTGCGGCTGAAGTTATGCCATATATGAAAACAGATGATGGTGCTATTCCATCTATAATTGCAGATCATATTGGTGTGTATTTGGGTTCAATCAAAGGAAGGGGCAATATTGTGGCAGTTAGGGAAGACAGCTTGGCCAAAGTTCTCATTCCTGTTAGAAATGACAGTAAGCCAAATGGTATACAAACTTCTTTGGTGAAATCAACATCTAATGGCATTGCCAAGGCCGACTCCAAGGCTGAATCCTTGATGGGTCTGGAAACCCTTACAATGCATACTGCTACTGCTGCAGACGAACAAGCCAAAGCTGAAGAAGAATTTAAGAAAACAATGTATGGTGATGATGGTAGCAGCAGCGATGAGGAAGGTGTgtccaaaacaaagaaattgcaAATAAGAATTAGAGATAAACCTGTTGCCTCTCCCGTGGATGTTGACAAGATCAAAGAGGCAACAAAGCAATTCAAGCTAGGTGAGGGTTTAGTTTCATCAATTAGTAGGACAAAGTCATTGGATATTGGGCAGAGCTTGTCACAACGTTCTGCTTCTTCAACTGGTGGAATGGTTACTGGCCCTGCAGGTTTTAGTCCGGTTTCTGCTCCTGCAGATATTTTTGGTACTGATGTGTTATCACAATCTGCACCAGCAGCACAGCCTGGTCCTGCCATTATGGGAATGGGGGTGACAGCTAGACCCATTCCTGAGGACTTCTTCCAGAATACCGTATCGTCCCTGCAGGTTGCAGCTCAATTGCGTCCTCCTGGGACATCTCTCTCAAAAATGGGTGAACCTGCTAGAGGCGTTGAAACTGGAAAAGCAACAACTAGTCAGGTCAATACATCTGCAGCTGATATAGGGCTTGCTGATGGTGGTGTTCCCCCTCAAGCCTCTCAACAACCTGCTGTCCCACTTGATTCAATTGGACTTCCTGATGGTGGCGTTCCACCACAAACTGCTGCTCACACTGTAGTAGCACCGCAGCCTCAGGCTCAAGTCCCCATCTCAACCCAACCTCTTGATCTTAGTGTTCTTGGGGCTTCAGCTTCCACAGATTCTGGAAAACCTGTCCATCCTGCTTCTCCACCAGCATCCGTGCGGCCTGGACAG GTTCCACGTGGGGCTGCTGCATCAGTATGTTTTAAAACTGGTCTTGTACACCTTGAGCAGAATCAGCTAGCTGATGCATTATCTTGTTTTGATGAAGCCTTCCTGGCACTTGCAAAGGACCAGTCACGTGGGGCTGATATTAAGGCACAAGGCACTATTTGTGCTCAGTACAAAATTGCAGTTACTCTTCTACAG GAAATTGGACGCCTGCAAA TCCAAGGTGCCAGTGCAATTAGTGCTAAAGATGAGATGGCCAGACTATCCCGACATTTGGGTTCTTTGCCACTACTTGCAAAGCACCGAATAAATTGCATTCGGACTGCCATCAAACGAAACATGGATGTTCAAAACTTTGCTTATGCCAAGCAGATGCTTGATCTCCTCTTGTCAAAAGCACCTCCAGGCAAACAGGACGAGCTAAGGAGTCTTATTGACATGTGCGTTCAGAGGGGTTTGTCCAACAAATCTATTGATCCTTTGGAAGATC CTCAGTTCTGTGCTGCCACTCTCAGCCGTCTTTCAACTATTGGGTACGATGTCTGTGATCTATGTGGAGCGAAGTTCTCAGCTTTATCAACTCCTGGATGCATCATATGTGGTATGGGAAGCATCAAAAGATCGGATGCTCTTGCAGGTCCTGCTCCTGTACCTTCACCATTCGGCTAA